In a genomic window of Phacochoerus africanus isolate WHEZ1 chromosome 6, ROS_Pafr_v1, whole genome shotgun sequence:
- the SELP gene encoding P-selectin produces MASCLKAICNWRFQRVSFRTVQLLFFNALISDLMNQKGVAAWTYNYSTSAYSWNTSRVFCQRYFTDLVAIQNKKEIAYLNDVIPYHSSYYWIGMRKINNKWTWVGTKKTLTQEAENWAKNEPNNESNNQDCVEMYIKSQLTPGKWNDEPCVKRKRALCYTASCQSTSCSKQGECTETIGNYTCSCYSGFYGPTCEYVKECGEFKLPRYVLTNCSHPLGNFSFNSQCSFHCAEGYTLNGPNELECLASGNWTHPPPQCVAVQCPALKSPEKGNMACLHSEKAFQYQSSCNFSCEEGYALVGPEVVQCTASGMWTAPVPVCKAITCEPLESPVRGSMDCFPSSRAFQYNTSCSFRCAKGFTLRGADTVRCSDLGQWTAPAPVCQALQCQDLPAPEKAQVNCSHPFGAFRYQSTCSFTCDEGSSLVGASVLQCLETGNWSAPAPECQGIVSAPPSEVQCPALITPEQGTMHCQHHLGTFGLNTTCYFRCKTGFTIMGNNALRCRPSGQWTAVAPVCRAVKCYELHITGPIVMNCSNPWGSFSYGSTCSFHCPEGQLLNGSELTVCKENGEWSTTMPTCLAGPLTIQEALTYFGGAVASTTGLVMGGTLLALLRKRRRQKDDGKSPLSPQSHLGTYGVFTNAAFDPNP; encoded by the exons ATG GCCAGCTGCCTAAAAGCCATCTGCAACTGGAGATTTCAGAGAGTGAGCTTCAGAACTGTCCAACTGCTCTTCTTCAATGCCCTGATCTCTG ATCTAATgaaccagaagggagtggcagcaTGGACCTATAATTATAGCACCTCCGCTTACTCATGGAATACTTCGCGAGTATTCTGCCAGAGGTACTTCACAGACTTAGTGGCCATCCAGAATAAAAAGGAGATTGCCTACCTCAATGACGTCATACCTTACCACAGCTCTTATTACTGGATTGGGATGCGAAAGATCAACAATAAGTGGACCTGGGTGGGAACCAAAAAGACCCTAACCCAGGAGGCTGAGAACTGGGCTAAGAATGAGCCCAATAATGAGAGCAACAACCAGGACTGTGTGGAGATGTACATCAAGAGTCAGTTAACTCCTGGCAAGTGGAATGATGAGCCTTGTGTGAAAAGAAAGCGGGCTCTGTGCTATACAG CCTCTTGCCAGAGCACATCCTGCAGCAAGCAGGGAGAGTGCACTGAGACCATCGGGAACTATACCTGCTCCTGCTACTCTGGATTCTATGGACCAACATGTGAATATG TCAAAGAGTGTGGAGAATTTAAACTCCCTCGATATGTGCTCACAAACTGCAGTCACCCTCTGGGAAATTTCTCCTTCAACTCTCAGTGCAGCTTCCACTGTGCTGAAGGGTACACACTAAATGGACCCAATGAGCTGGAATGTTTGGCTTCTGGAAACTGGACTCATCCGCCCCCACAGTGTGTAG CTGTTCAGTGCCCAGCCCTGAAGTCTCCTGAGAAAGGGAACATGGCATGTCTCCACTCTGAAAAAGCATTCCAGTACCAGTCCAGCTGCAACTTCAGTTGTGAAGAGGGATATGCATTAGTTGGGCCAGAGGTGGTGCAGTGCACAGCTTCGGGGATGTGGACGGCCCCAGTTCCAGTGTGTAAAG CCATTACCTGTGAGCCGCTGGAGAGTCCTGTCCGGGGAAGCATGGATTGCTTCCCGTCTTCGAGAGCATTTCAGTACAACACGAGCTGTAGCTTTCGCTGTGCTAAGGGTTTCACGCTGAGAGGAGCTGACACAGTTCGATGTTCTGACTTGGGACAGTGGACAGCACCAGCTCCAGTCTGTCAAG CATTGCAGTGCCAGGATCTcccagccccagaaaaggccCAGGTGAACTGCTCCCATCCCTTTGGTGCCTTTAGGTACCAGTCAACCTGCAGCTTCACCTGTGATGAAGGCTCGTCCCTGGTGGGAGCAAGTGTGCTGCAATGCTTGGAGACGGGGAACTGGAGTGCTCCTGCTCCAGAATGCCAAG GCATAGTATCAGCTCCTCCTTCAGAGGTGCAGTGCCCAGCCCTCATCACTCCAGAGCAGGGAACAATGCACTGTCAACATCATCTGGGAACCTTCGGCTTGAATACGACTTGCTACTTCCGATGCAAAACTGGATTCACAATCATGGGAAACAATGCTTTGAGATGCAGACCTTCTGGACAATGGACAGCAGTAGCTCCAGTATGCAGAG cTGTCAAATGCTATGAGCTACACATTACTGGGCCAATAGTGATGAACTGCTCCAACCCTTGGGGAAGTTTCAGCTATGGATCAACCTGCAGCTTCCATTGTCCAGAGGGTCAATTACTTAATGGCTCAGAGTTAACAGTGTGCAAAGAGAATGGAGAGTGGTCAACTACGATGCCAACCTGCCTAG CAGGGCCATTGACTATCCAGGAAGCCCTGACTTATTTTGGTGGAGCAGTGGCTTCTACAACAGGTTTAGTGATGGGTGGGACACTCCTGGCTCTGTTAAGGAAGCGCCGCAGACAAAAAg ATGATGGGAAAAGCCCCTTGAGCCCTCAAAG